GATTCAATCTTGATTTTCCCGCCAAATAATCTTAGTCGTTCCTCGATACTGAACAGACCCATCTGTTTTTTCTCTTTTCTGTTTCTTTTTTCTCTCTCTACATCAAACCCCACTCCTTTATCATACACTTCGATAAAGATGTGTTTTTTATCCCTGGTTACTGTCAGGTGAGCCTTGTCAGTTTTTGCATATTTAATAGTGTTGTGGAGCAATTCCCGTACAAGCTGGACAACTAAAATCCTCTCATCCTCCCTTATAATCCTGAAACCTTCAGATATAGACACACCTACCTTCAACCCGTATTGCTGCTCGATATGGTGAGCCAGCCATTTAAGTGAAGCATCAAGCCCTTCATTGGAGAGAACCGGGGGATTAAACTCAATTGCCAGCCTTCTTGTGGTTTGCAGGGCTTTGAGAATCAGCAACTCAAGTTCCTCTATATCCTCTTTCAGTTCCTCTGGAGAACCCTGCTCAACTGTTTCTTTCAGTAGTTCAAAACGTGTTTTGGAAGAGAAAAGCATTTGCTGCAGTTCTTCGTGTAGAATGTTAGAGAGGTTTTGGCGTTGTTTCTGTTCTGCCAGTGTCAGAGCTTTAGCAAGATCGCGGACCTGTGAGGTACGATACTCTACTTTCTGTTCGAGTGACTGAGCCAGGTTTTTTAGTTGTGTTTGGCTGTTTTCCAGTTCTTTTTTCTGAATTTGCAGTTCTGCAGTTCTTTCTGCAACTTTGGCTTCCAAAGTGTTGTTCAGTTCTATGAGCGTCTTTTTTGCATTCAGCCTCTCGGTCAGGTCACTTGCTACAATGCAGATGTCATTGCGTCCGGTTATCTCAAGGGGTGCACTGGAGAAATAAACTGGTAGGGTCGAAAGGTTTGGTTTGATAAGTTCGAAATCGTTATGGACATTGCTGCCTGCAGCGGTTTTCTTTAGGAACAGCTCGAAACGTTCCCTCTGTTTTTCCTGAATGAATGTTTGGATCCGTTTTCCTACCAGGGAAGAGCATGGGGTGTCGAGCATGGTGCAGAATTTTGGATTAACGTATAATATGAGGCCGTTTGAGTCGAGAGTGATAGCTCCTTCATTCATGGTTTCCACCATGATCCTGTAGGCTGTTTCAGCTCCCTGTATTGTAAAGACAGAAATTTTACTGTCTGTATGTACAACAATAGCATCGGCCTTGCCACTGCTGATTGCTTCAAGGTTTGATTCCGCTTCGGAGAGTTTTCTCTGAAGCTCTTTGATCTGCGAAGATTTCTGAGTTTTCTTTTTAGACGTTTCCATATCACTTTCTACTGTTCTGGCTTAATCTCTATGTCCAACCCTGCGAGGAGTTTTTCCTCTTTGGTCATATCACCAACGATTTTTCTGACCGGAAGTGGCAAAAGCTTCACCAGCGTGGGAGCTGCAAAGATTTGATCTGTCCGGGCCTCTTTGGGCTGTTTATACAGATCGATCACTTCAAGCTCATATCGTCCCTTAAGATGCTCCTCACAAAGGCTGCGCACCTGATTGATTGCTTCAATAGATTTGGGAGTGATACCTGTAACAAACAGCCGCAGGGTAAATCTGCGCTTATCTTCGTTTTTGATAGCTTCTTCAAATTCTTCGGTTGTGCTGGGTTTTCTCTTCTGTTCTTTTTTTGACGCCATCATTTGTCCCGTTCTTTTATGTCCAGGCCAACAAGCACCCTGTCATAATTGGATAAATCACCGATTATTTTTTTCATCGGTGCAGGAAGATTTCTGACCAGAGTGGGAATTGCCACAATCTGATCTCCCTGTGCAAGTTGGGGGTTTTTCAACAGGTCTATTACTTCAATATCATACTCACCCTCAAGATACTCATCACACAGTTTTTTTAGATTCTTGAAAGCCGCCAGTGACCTGGGGGTCTGTCCGGCGACGTATAGTTTTAGCCACCACTGCTTTTTGGGTTTTTCCTCCGAAGATTCCTCTTTGGCAAAACTCTTTTTCCCGTCACGTTTTGTGCTGTGTTTTTTTTCGGTATCATTTTCCATTAAGATTAACCTCTTGTTAAGGCCGGTTTTTTATCTGCTTGTTTTTTTTCTGCTGTTCTTATTTTTGAAAGGTTTTCCCGTTCCTTTAAAATCACATCTTCACGAATACTGCGTTGGTTGATCTCTTTGAGTAATTCAGATCTTTCAGAATCAAATTCTGAACGAAGCAGATCAATTTGATTGTTGAGCTGCTTTTCCTTTTTCTCCAACTCTCTTTGCAGTCGTGCAATATCCTCTTTCCGAAGCGCTTGTTCAGACCTGTCTTTTGCCTCCTGAACCACTCTTGCAGTTCCGGTAAGGACTCCCTGAGGGCCGGAGTAGGCATCAATTATATCTATCCCCTCAGAGGTAAGTAAAAATTCCCTAATTTGATTTGAATGATCTATTCCCCGTGCTTTCAGTACATATATTCCTCTGTTTCTTTCACCGTTATGCTCAATAGATCTCAGCAGTAGCCATGTATCCATAAGGGATGAAACCCCTACATCTGTGGCTTCATGGAATTCTCCGCCGGAGATCAGATCGGTGAAAAGTGCGGTGATTCGTAAGGACTTGATAAAGTCGATAAGCCTGATCAGCATCGAGCGGACTTCATTCATTGTCCCAACTGCTGTGAGGTTGGAAATTGGGTCTATTATGATATTTTCGGGCTTGAAGTTTACAATTGATTTGTGCAT
This window of the Chitinispirillum alkaliphilum genome carries:
- a CDS encoding sensory box histidine kinase, with the protein product METSKKKTQKSSQIKELQRKLSEAESNLEAISSGKADAIVVHTDSKISVFTIQGAETAYRIMVETMNEGAITLDSNGLILYVNPKFCTMLDTPCSSLVGKRIQTFIQEKQRERFELFLKKTAAGSNVHNDFELIKPNLSTLPVYFSSAPLEITGRNDICIVASDLTERLNAKKTLIELNNTLEAKVAERTAELQIQKKELENSQTQLKNLAQSLEQKVEYRTSQVRDLAKALTLAEQKQRQNLSNILHEELQQMLFSSKTRFELLKETVEQGSPEELKEDIEELELLILKALQTTRRLAIEFNPPVLSNEGLDASLKWLAHHIEQQYGLKVGVSISEGFRIIREDERILVVQLVRELLHNTIKYAKTDKAHLTVTRDKKHIFIEVYDKGVGFDVEREKRNRKEKKQMGLFSIEERLRLFGGKIKIESKPGKGTRIIMSLPYDPKINQLTLE
- a CDS encoding circadian clock protein KaiB, whose product is MMASKKEQKRKPSTTEEFEEAIKNEDKRRFTLRLFVTGITPKSIEAINQVRSLCEEHLKGRYELEVIDLYKQPKEARTDQIFAAPTLVKLLPLPVRKIVGDMTKEEKLLAGLDIEIKPEQ
- a CDS encoding circadian clock protein KaiB — encoded protein: MENDTEKKHSTKRDGKKSFAKEESSEEKPKKQWWLKLYVAGQTPRSLAAFKNLKKLCDEYLEGEYDIEVIDLLKNPQLAQGDQIVAIPTLVRNLPAPMKKIIGDLSNYDRVLVGLDIKERDK